The following are encoded in a window of Naumovozyma castellii chromosome 10, complete genome genomic DNA:
- the NCAS0J00530 gene encoding FAD-dependent oxidoreductase (ancestral locus Anc_8.60), protein MSSQGEHLVIVGAGIIGITIAHQLLLQDADENNFNKITFVANHFPHDQPLSHDYTSPWAGAHFRPFPHKKDTYESDKRESGYTRVTYKFFQDLVKTHPESTIEFMMGVDWLEDPTPEYENLGPGYQNDGILTFTKLPKEQLPKGIQFGCEYTTYCLNAPKYLNFLVDQIKKVSLDKNIELNWVRTKGPLSSLKQVRSLLPDGDKLLYMINATGQGLQYDGGLDPASYPIRGQTLLVNAPEDPNKIKFAHETVTHQGKDGSWTFVIKRPTPKRDPDEKEFPQYILGGTKQPGATDSTIRNEDTEGLISRARVLYPELVSPEGNIDIVKVNVGFRPGRKGGSRVECERIDGLKIVHAYGIAGMGYEASVGMSQHVLQLLHECT, encoded by the coding sequence atGTCATCACAGGGAGAACATTTGGTTATCGTCGGTGCTGGTATTATCGGTATCACCATTGCACATCAATTACTGCTTCAAGATGCAGACGAaaacaatttcaacaagATTACATTTGTGGCAAACCACTTCCCTCACGACCAACCGCTGTCTCATGACTATACCTCACCTTGGGCAGGTGCACATTTCAGACCGTTTCCTCATAAGAAAGACACATATGAGTCCGACAAAAGAGAATCAGGGTATACTCGTGTCACTTACAAGTTCTTCCAGGATTTGGTTAAAACCCATCCTGAATCTACCATTGAGTTCATGATGGGTGTCGATTGGTTAGAGGATCCCACCCCAGAATACGAAAATTTGGGACCTGGGTATCAAAATGATGGTATTTTAACCTTTACAAAATTGCCAAAGGAGCAATTACCCAAGGGAATCCAATTTGGATGTGAGTACACCACTTACTGTCTTAATGCTcctaaatatttgaatttcttaGTGGATCAAATAAAGAAGGTTTCTCTGGACAAGAACATCGAATTGAATTGGGTGAGGACCAAGGGACCTCTCTCCTCCTTGAAGCAGGTAAGGTCATTGCTTCCCGATGGAGATAAGCTCCTGTATATGATTAATGCTACAGGCCAAGGCTTGCAATACGATGGTGGATTGGATCCAGCATCATATCCGATTAGAGGCCAAACTTTATTAGTCAATGCACCGGAGGACCCCAATAAGATTAAGTTTGCTCATGAAACAGTGACTCACCAAGGAAAAGACGGGTCATGGACTTTTGTCATTAAGAGACCAACACCCAAGCGGGACCCTGACGAGAAGGAATTTCCACAGTATATCCTGGGTGGTACCAAGCAGCCTGGTGCCACAGATAGCACAATTAGAAACGAAGACACTGAAGGGCTGATTAGTAGAGCGAGAGTATTATATCCTGAACTAGTGTCTCCTGAGGGTAACATTGATATAGTAAAGGTGAATGTTGGTTTTAGACCAGGTAGGAAGGGCGGCAGCAGAGTCGAATGTGAAAGGATCGACGGATTAAAGATTGTTCATGCTTATGGTATCGCTGGTATGGGGTATGAAGCCTCAGTGGGGATGTCACAACATGTGTTGCAGCTCTTGCATGAATGCACCTAA
- the MLO50 gene encoding Mlo50p (ancestral locus Anc_8.59), with protein MSTNYISPSRKLFHARHKLTRNQLQDTTTNSNTNARATETTRTDWTTAHDITIDTDSELIAYAVPFIVPMTTNKKASSSSTASFSQNGNTRSTVYSARSSSFLSESSIFSSNTYETNEEDSLSYKLRKNISVDSLIQDNKRRMAEHEESLQIFKESTTLQRQASRDLQKLKYANRALLRRKYQLDLIWNDVKQNWDDDTILMTIRKRSLAWFGLPVELRFSIYNLCLYDTPSSRETVQSDLYIVIERCVKMRAMARRIWFNFKNYGNVNWLLENQTTPSNLDSSHSTIEMKFFQRYQGLYYHLRDHLKLNIFIDFLKPLLWSSLIKGLNGHFYDGIALELLDILIFANYYNELSNKLLNEILFAVLDQCYFKFFVNDFNELQYQLNMFKPDLVQILEAIRKDHEKQITK; from the coding sequence ATGAGCACAAACTACATCTCTCCCAGCAGGAAGCTGTTCCACGCAAGACACAAATTAACAAGAAACCAACTACAGGACACGACAACAAACTCCAATACAAATGCTCGAGCAACAGAAACAACACGCACAGACTGGACTACCGCGCATGATATCACGATAGATACGGACTCTGAACTTATAGCATATGCTGTGCCATTCATCGTACCTATGACTACCAACAAGAAGGCATCGTCATCGTCCACGGCGTCATTCTCCCAGAACGGCAATACGAGATCGACAGTCTATTCCGCTCGTTCGTCATCTTTCCTTTCTGAATCATCCATATTCTCTTCCAATACTTACGAGACTAATGAGGAGGACTCGCTATCGTATAAATTGAGAAAGAATATAAGTGTGGATTCTTTAATCCAAGACAATAAACGTCGAATGGCAGAACATGAAGAATCGCtacaaattttcaaagagtCAACCACTTTACAAAGACAGGCAAGTCGAGATTtacaaaaattaaaatacGCCAACAGGGCCTTGCTAAGAAGGAAATATCAATTGGATCTAATTTGGAATGATGTCAAGCAAAATTGGGATGACGATACTATATTGATGACGATAAGGAAACGGTCATTAGCATGGTTCGGTCTACCGGTTGAATTACGGTTTTCCATATACAACCTTTGCCTTTATGATACTCCATCGTCCCGTGAAACGGTTCAGAGTGACTTGTACATCGTCATTGAAAGATGCGTCAAGATGAGAGCCATGGCAAGGAGAATATggtttaattttaaaaattatGGTAATGTGAACTGGCTTCTCGAGAACCAAACGACACCTTCCAATCTAGATTCGTCACACTCCACCAttgaaatgaaatttttccaaagatATCAAGGTTTATATTATCATTTACGagatcatttgaaattgaacattTTCATCGATTTCTTAAAACCGCTGCTTTGGAGCTCTTTGATTAAAGGTCTCAATGGTCATTTTTATGATGGTATTGCATTAGAATTACTGGATATTCTAATATTTGCAAACTATTATAATGAATTATCGAACAAGTTATTGAATGAGATTCTCTTTGCAGTATTGGATCAATGctattttaaatttttcgTTAATGATTTTAACGAATTACAATATCAACTGAACATGTTCAAACCTGATCTGGTTCAAATATTGGAAGCCATAAGAAAAGATCACGAGAAGCAAATAACAAAATGA
- the NCAS0J00570 gene encoding uncharacterized protein produces MGILAKALMRTLKAGNEDLHVDMSSTKKVPEKFQFCTERTMPMVRLWNRGGYFLFSSRQSLDKFKADGGSAKFVATNKEGVGIPLFHITREVIELVPSFNMYKYEIISADDPPIYSNHAELVSDNGKFKLYKIPFCKISTTVNATRIEHHFNYFTVKEFNNSLIRQPMFRDMDTEIESSLLRWHTNYTPVLTNTHYSLELLPQKMPSLYDDKSVTVRNKLIGEPVYDKFVVGHLTSDTSDLMPRTTFKVAKLIVGETTETDSLGISDIPLTTQIIACQSMLIYYVDELKDTERSRRRTGRQRLNTNQIIF; encoded by the coding sequence atggGTATTTTAGCAAAAGCGCTAATGAGAACTCTTAAGGCCGGTAATGAAGACTTACATGTTGACATGtcttcaacaaagaaagtCCCTGAAAAGTTCCAATTTTGTACGGAGAGAACTATGCCAATGGTTCGTCTATGGAATAGAGGGGGGTACTTTCTTTTTTCCTCCAGACAATCCTTAGACAAATTTAAGGCAGATGGGGGTTCCGCCAAATTTGTTGCCACGAATAAGGAAGGTGTTGGTATTCCTTTATTCCATATTACAAGAGAAGTGATAGAATTGGTTCCTTCCTTTAACATGTACAAATACGAAATTATATCTGCTGATGATCCACCAATTTATTCTAATCATGCTGAATTGGTTTCCGATAACGGAAAATTTAAACTGTATAAGATACCATTCTGTAAGATTAGTACCACTGTCAATGCTACAAGAATTGAACACCATTTCAACTATTTCACAGTCAAggaatttaataattctttaattagACAACCTATGTTCAGAGACATGGATACCGAGATTGAATCTTCACTCTTGAGATGGCACACTAATTATACTCCAGTGTTGACAAATACACACTATAGCCTGGAATTACTACCTCAGAAGATGCCAAGTTTGTATGATGATAAGTCGGTCACCGTGAGGAACAAATTAATTGGTGAACCTGTTTACGATAAGTTTGTTGTGGGTCATCTCACGAGTGATACCAGTGATTTAATGCCAAGGACAACTTTTAAAGTGGCAAAATTAATCGTGGGGGAAACTACTGAGACTGACTCACTTGGTATTTCCGATATCCCATTGACTACACAAATTATTGCATGCCAGAGTATGTTAATCTATTATGTCGACGAACTCAAAGACACGGAAAGGAGTCGTAGAAGAACAGGCAGACAGCGTTTGAACACcaatcaaataatcttttaA
- the NCAS0J00560 gene encoding uncharacterized protein produces the protein MGILSKALMRTLKGNEELHVQMASTKKVPEQFRFKSERTLPMVRFWNRRGIFLFSSRQSLDKFKAEGSSFGFAPTNKEGVGIPLFHIVRELLDLVPTFNIYKYEIVSVNDPPVYSTEAELISDNGNFKLYKIPFCKINMTVDLTRIQYNFHFFSTPVDKQADTSLIKQPNFRDMDTEIDSYIMRWHINYTPILTNSHYTLELLPANMTSLYDNKSLTVRNNMMGEPVYDKFVVGHLTSDTSDLLPKTTSKVAKLIVGETKINSFGISDIPWNTQVLACQSLLIHYIDEIKERETSRKKKRRNRNNLVTNQMLF, from the coding sequence ATGGGTATATTATCAAAGGCGCTTATGAGAACCCTTAAGGGTAATGAAGAACTGCATGTTCAAATGGCCTCCACAAAGAAAGTACCAGAACAATTTCGTTTCAAATCCGAAAGAACATTACCGATGGTTCGTTTCTGGAACAGAAGAGGcattttcctcttttctTCTAGACAATCATTAGATAAATTTAAGGCTGAGGGTAGCTCTTTCGGATTCGCACCCACGAACAAAGAAGGTGTTGGTATCCCCTTATTCCACATTGTTAGGGAACTTCTCGATCTGGTCCCCACGTTTAACATTTACAAATATGAAATCGTATCAGTTAACGATCCACCAGTATATTCTACAGAAGCAGAACTGATATCAGATAATGGTAACTTCAAACTTTACAAGATACCATTTTGCAAGATTAATATGACTGTTGATCTCACTAGGATCCAATATaactttcattttttttccactCCCGTAGACAAGCAAGCCGATACTTCATTGATCAAACAACCAAATTTTAGAGATATGGATACCGAAATTGATTCATATATTATGAGGTGGCATATTAACTATACTCCAATATTAACAAACTCACATTACACTTTGGAGTTACTGCCTGCAAATATGACCTCATTGTATGACAATAAATCTCTTACGGTAAGAAACAATATGATGGGTGAACCGGTATATGACAAATTTGTCGTTGGCCACCTTACCAGTGATACGAGTGATTTGCTGCCGAAAACAACGTCTAAGGTAGCCAAATTGATCGTGGGGGAAACGAAGATAAATTCATTTGGTATTTCTGATATTCCTTGGAATACTCAAGTACTCGCATGCCAAAGTTTACTGATTCAttatattgatgaaattaaggAACGTGAAACAAGTCgtaaaaagaaaaggagaaATAGAAATAATTTAGTCACTAATCAAATGCTTTTTTAA
- the NCAS0J00500 gene encoding uncharacterized protein (ancestral locus Anc_8.56): protein MLRSVVTKRSFSISVPSWAAKTVQHDVVIIGGGPGGYVAAIKAAQLGLNTACVEKRGKLGGTCLNVGCIPSKALLNNSLMYHQMKTDVKQRGIDVEGEVKLNMDQFQKAKDKVVGQLTGGVEMLFKKYKVTYYKGNGSFEDEHTVKVSPVEGLAGTVAEETLLDTKNVIIATGSEVTPFPGIKIDEERIVSSTGALSLKEIPKRMAIIGGGIIGLEMGSVYNRIGSKVSVLEYQGQIGASMDGEVAKSTQKFLKKQGIDFKLNTKVISAERNGDVVDIVVEDVKSGKKENIQADVLLVAVGRRPYLEGLNAEKLGLDVDKKGRLVIDDLFNTKFPHIKVIGDVTFGPMLAHKAEDEGIAAAEIIKTGHGHVNYNNIPSVMYSHPEVAWVGQTEEQLKDAGISYKVGKFPFIANSRAKTNLDTEGFVKILIDAETERLLGAHIIGPNAGEMIAEAGLALEYGASAEDIARVCHAHPTLSEAFKEANLAAYSQPINF, encoded by the coding sequence ATGCTAAGATCCGTCGTTACCAAACGTTCATTTTCTATCTCCGTCCCTTCATGGGCTGCTAAGACAGTCCAACATGATGTTGTCATTATCGGTGGTGGTCCAGGTGGTTATGTAGCCGCCATTAAGGCTGCCCAATTGGGCCTCAACACTGCTTGTGTCGAGAAGAGAGGAAAATTGGGTGGTACGTGTCTTAATGTCGGATGTATCCCATCTAAGGCTCtattgaataattcattGATGTATCATCAAATGAAGACAGATGTGAAGCAAAGAGGTATTGATGTGGAAGGTGAAGTAAAATTAAACATGGACCAATTCCAAAAGGCCAAGGATAAAGTTGTGGGTCAGTTGACTGGTGGCGTTGAGATgcttttcaaaaaatataaagtCACTTATTATAAGGGTAATGGTTCctttgaagatgaacaTACAGTGAAAGTGAGCCCTGTGGAAGGGTTAGCCGGAACCGTCGCTGAAGAGACCTTGTTGGACACTAAGAATGTCATTATTGCTACAGGTTCTGAAGTGACTCCATTCCCTGGTATTAAAATCGACGAGGAAAGAATCGTTTCATCTACGGGTGCTCTATCCTTAAAGGAAATTCCAAAGAGAATGGCCAttattggtggtggtatTATTGGTTTGGAAATGGGGTCTGTGTACAATAGAATTGGGTCAAAAGTTTCCGTTCTAGAATATCAAGGTCAAATTGGTGCATCCATGGATGGAGAAGTCGCCAAGTCTACtcaaaaattcttgaaaaagCAAGGAattgattttaaattaaatactAAAGTTATATCGGCAGAAAGAAATGGCGATGTGGttgatattgttgttgaagatgTGAAGTCAGGTAAAAAGGAAAACATTCAAGCTGATGTTCTATTAGTCGCCGTGGGTAGAAGGCCATACTTAGAAGGTCTTAATGCAGAAAAATTAGGTCTTGATGTGGATAAGAAGGGTCGTCTTGTCATCGATGACTTATTCAATACTAAATTCCCACATATCAAGGTGATTGGTGATGTTACATTTGGTCCAATGCTAGCTCACAAGGCTGAAGATGAAGGGATTGCCGCTGCTGAAATTATCAAGACTGGGCATGGGCACGtaaattataataatattccatcTGTTATGTATTCGCATCCAGAAGTTGCCTGGGTTGGCCAAACTGAAGAACAACTAAAGGATGCTGGCATCAGTTATAAGGTTGGTAAATTCCCATTTATTGCCAACTCAAGGGCCAAGACTAATTTGGATACTGAAGGTTTCGTTAAGATTCTTATTGATGCTGAAACTGAGCGTTTGTTAGGTGCTCATATCATTGGTCCAAATGCTGGTGAAATGATAGCTGAAGCTGGTCTAGCCTTAGAGTATGGGGCATCCGCTGAAGATATTGCCAGAGTATGTCATGCTCATCCAACTTTATCAGAAGCTTTCAAAGAAGCAAATTTGGCTGCATATTCCCAACCAATTAATTTCTAA
- the CTF19 gene encoding Ctf19p (ancestral locus Anc_8.63) — MDFTSDLVSGIELSKLDGGDSGTHSNSSIIGNEQSNFELLDANERQKLKLQDEKEALLRERNLLLEEIAKYKESDLVDENAGEADKETSKADEINANIRATLDSNGIALFKDILSIVKDPTSSNVRSSKYDTLPILTLQSRIQYMKKYTFPYMTLSINSGEESTESENEGSITCEFKFTRNKDTNFSIELQVNYKLSALTISDYHITNISPDLKRNIGPLLEESPPLNANLIIFSCYEFDRLYFKRLGVFDYLSSEFDYLTTSRRDPNHPELLVLRGDAIVNDHTFDVEVVVQFKIIFSSGNKVPRDPRPLSSIHVQVKKDGFQSSAENESLNYICRTVTKRSGVKSGLLEACRLVFHPL, encoded by the coding sequence ATGGATTTCACTTCTGATCTGGTATCAGGTATAGAACTCTCCAAATTGGACGGAGGAGATTCAGGAACGCATTCCAACTCTTCAATTATTGGCAACGAACAGtccaattttgaattgcTGGACGCCAATGAAAGGCAGAAGCTAAAATTGCAAGATGAGAAAGAGGCATTGCTTCGGGAAAGAAATCTTCTCCTAGAAGAGATTGCCAAATATAAAGAATCTGATCTGGTTGATGAGAATGCAGGAGAAGCGGATAAAGAAACCAGTAAGGCCGATGAGATCAATGCCAATATAAGAGCAACTTTGGACTCTAATGGTATTGCTCTctttaaagatattttaTCCATTGTGAAGGATCCCACTTCTTCGAATGTGAGGAGTTCTAAATATGACACTTTGCCCATATTGACATTACAGTCTCGTATTCAAtatatgaagaaatataCTTTCCCCTACATGACTCTATCAATTAACTCTGGCGAAGAATCTACAGAGTCAGAAAATGAAGGATCAATCACATGTGAGTTTAAGTTTACTAGAAACAAGGACACAAATTTCTCCATTGAATTGCAGGTGAACTATAAGTTATCTGCTTTGACTATCAGCGACTATCATATAACTAACATCTCACCAGATTTAAAGCGTAATATCGGACCACTTTTGGAAGAAAGCCCTCCATTAAATGCCaatctaataatattttcctgTTATGAATTCGACAGACTTTATTTTAAGAGGCTTGGCGTATTTGATTATCTTTCTTCCGAATTTGACTATTTGACCACCTCCAGGCGTGACCCTAATCATCCCGAGCTACTAGTTCTTCGAGGAGACGCGATTGTTAATGATCATACTTTTGATGTTGAGGTAGTGGTCCAATTTAagataattttttcatccGGCAACAAAGTGCCAAGAGATCCACGTCCATTATCGTCCATCCATGTTCAAGTGAAGAAGGATGGCTTTCAGTCATCAGCAGAAAATGAAAGTTTAAATTACATATGCAGAACTGTAACAAAAAGGAGTGGTGTCAAATCTGGACTTCTTGAAGCTTGCAGGCTGGTATTCCACCCTCTTTGA
- the WWM1 gene encoding Wwm1p (ancestral locus Anc_8.65) encodes MAQSKDNVPNVPPGWKAVFDDEYSTWFYVDLSTKASQWEAPKGTTWPSEAKRPSGPPPPPSYNQSSAAPQQQQQQQARYQPQPQAYPPQQARYQPQPQMYPPQPVYYQQPVMQQQPQQQQRRTGGGMMNGMMGVGAGLLGGVLLSDMMESHHQPQVIEENNYYNDDNNNDYGNDGGYDGGFDGGFDGGDW; translated from the coding sequence ATGGCTCAAAGTAAGGATAATGTACCAAACGTTCCTCCAGGATGGAAGGCAGTCTTTGATGACGAATACAGTACATGGTTTTACGTAGATCTCTCTACAAAGGCGTCGCAATGGGAGGCACCCAAGGGAACCACTTGGCCCTCTGAAGCTAAAAGACCTAGTGGAcctccaccaccaccaagCTATAATCAAAGCTCGGCTGCCCcacagcagcagcagcagcagcaagCGAGATACCAACCCCAACCTCAAGCATACCCGCCACAACAGGCAAGGTATCAACCGCAACCTCAAATGTACCCACCACAGCCAGTTTATTACCAACAACCAGTCatgcaacaacaaccacaacaacagcaaagAAGAACTGGTGGTGGTATGATGAACGGTATGATGGGAGTGGGTGCAGGTCTTCTTGGTGGTGTGTTACTATCTGATATGATGGAATCTCATCATCAACCTCAagtcattgaagaaaataactATTATAACGACgataataacaatgattATGGTAATGATGGGGGGTATGATGGTGGATTCGATGGTGGATTCGATGGAGGTGATTGGTGA
- the OSW2 gene encoding Osw2p (ancestral locus Anc_8.50), with product MVISASSIESLKKHCQELSNYSTVNTTVLISADFGCELELIALEYFKNRCKCVLSILCEVECRRLYPGSYIILNEDHCILYFGSTYLAKHYRGDRAIQKNYNNVHVELTKDSNTLNIIKHVKHTKWIKTIMLENPKDMALKTWENVFPKISLNILSIIFNRTDYEKLLQDKPSRDLFRDLVHELVDICYKQCQAKLYFNGEAPYDKKKNSINSDAIIKHYKQLKLDIKSSVIGKESLELSLPFEVYCFYNKIEYPVDLLFYQTIFLAKKFGIPHKKLLYLFELYSNLTTTEHFPKKIINFEEPTSVPLVQSNMELRSTAANSKKSQSRNPNRNYHIIPGEDTDGHHFQNEPNYVSTTLLSSELKNLYLGAEKISSFDSPQEKSLEDGKRLYPNIKTNNNTDYYTAAVTETSFNIAHTNQNSTFNNGIANPNQTRRKSITGFDVKAIPHFIKRKLSFKKESMDNEDQVRNPRVHIPRNSVQTERKKQPYDNYDTPFYAIQNNSTSDPFDIPKDEDLAYFSSDPKSWRSILQKRTHSTPVPRHKWGTNEDINNTREILNRANIGNILSLTSSNYEQTMDLTVPLRDGRGSYHNFSSRKLTTRSHREGEKE from the coding sequence ATGGTAATATCAGCCAgttcaattgaatctttgaagaaacattgtcaagaattatcaaattaCTCAACTGTAAATACAACTGTTCTAATAAGTGCAGATTTTGGATGTGAGTTAGAACTGATTGCCCTCgaatatttcaagaataGGTGCAAATGCGTCTTATCCATATTATGTGAGGTTGAATGCCGGAGACTGTACCCTGGCtcatatattattttaaacGAGGATCATTGCATATTGTATTTTGGTTCAACATACTTAGCAAAACATTATAGAGGAGATAGAgcaattcaaaaaaattataacaATGTCCACGTTGAGTTGACAAAGGATTCAAACACATTAAATATAATCAAACATGTTAAGCACACTAAATGGATAAAAACTATTATGCTGGAAAATCCCAAAGATATGGCTTTGAAAACGTGGGAGAATGTTTTCccaaaaatttcattaaatattctaTCAATCATATTCAATAGAACAGATTATGAAAAACTTTTACAGGACAAGCCCAGTAGAGATTTATTTAGGGATCTTGTCCATGAATTGGTTGATATCTGTTATAAACAATGTCAGGCTaaactttattttaatGGGGAAGCTCCTTATgacaaaaagaaaaactcAATTAATTCCGATGCAATTATTAAACACTATAAACAATTAAAGTTAGACATAAAAAGCTCGgtaattggaaaagaatcTTTAGAGCTTTCATTGCCATTCGAGGTATACTGTTTCTACAACAAAATTGAATACCCTGTAGATCTTCTATTCTATCAAACTATTTTTTTGGCAAAGAAATTTGGGATACCACACAAAAAgctattatatttatttgaattatattccaatttgaCAACCACTGAACACTTCCctaaaaaaataataaacttTGAAGAACCGACATCTGTGCCACTAGTTCAATCAAACATGGAACTTCGTAGTACAGCAGCTAATTCTAAAAAGAGCCAGTCCCGAAACCCCAATAGAAATTATCATATTATACCTGGAGAAGACACTGACGGACATCACTTTCAAAATGAACCAAACTATGTTTCAACAactttattatcatctgaattaaagaatttatacCTGGGTGCCGAGAAAATATCTAGTTTTGATTCACCCCAAGAAAAAAGTCTAGAAGATGGAAAACGGCTGTATCCCAATATTAAGACAAATAACAACACTGATTATTATACTGCTGCAGTTACCGAAACAAGTTTCAACATTGCACACACTAACCAAAATAGTACTTTTAACAATGGCATAGCTAATCCAAACCAAACTAGAAGAAAATCAATAACTGGGTTTGATGTTAAAGCAATTCCACATTTTATTAAAAGGAAACTATCATTTAAAAAGGAGTCTATGGATAATGAAGATCAAGTTAGGAACCCAAGAGTCCATATTCCAAGGAATTCAGTTCAAACTGAGAGAAAAAAACAACCTTATGATAATTATGACACTCCCTTTTATGCAATACAAAATAACTCTACTTCTGATCCTTTTGATATACccaaagatgaagatttagCTTACTTTTCGTCTGACCCTAAATCATGGAGAAGCATCCTACAAAAAAGGACCCATTCGACCCCTGTCCCTCGACATAAGTGGGGAACAAATGAAgatataaataatacaagagaaatattgaatagaGCCAATATTGGAAACATTTTATCCCTGACGTCAAGTAATTATGAGCAAACAATGGATTTAACTGTTCCTTTAAGAGACGGCCGGGGTAGTTAccataatttttcttctagAAAGCTAACGACTCGATCACACAGAGAGGGGGAAAAAGAATAA
- the FCF2 gene encoding Fcf2p (ancestral locus Anc_8.54), protein MDENTSIDALFGALKKLESKAPTGDSHQLENNSTDFSSDKLHFEDGKGANTEEEFEKIEKNLNALPKLENEFDSLASKKEQKNEKKLKLGLNLDEQKKSGSAASSSDWFTLPKPDDKLRRETERDLLLLKHRAALDPKRHYKKDRWQVPDRFAVGTIIDNKAEFFSSRLTNKQRKSTMLETLMGDDDTNKYFKRKYSEIQVQKTSGKKGHFKKTKMMRKKF, encoded by the coding sequence ATGGACGAAAACACTAGTATTGATGCATTGTTTGGTGCATTGAAAAAACTGGAATCGAAAGCTCCAACAGGTGACTCCCACCAACTTGAGAATAACTCGACTGATTTTTCATCTGATAAGCTTCACTTCGAGGATGGCAAAGGAGCCAACACAGAAGAGGAATTCGAAAAGATCGAGAAGAATCTGAACGCCTTACCTAAATTAGagaatgaatttgataGCTTGGCAAGCAAGAAAGAGcagaaaaatgaaaagaaattgaagctCGGCCTCAATCTCGATGAACAGAAGAAATCTGGCAGTGCTGCTTCCAGTAGTGATTGGTTCACCCTCCCCAAGCCAGACGATAAGTTACGAAGAGAAACAGAAAGGGATCTTTTATTACTGAAACATCGTGCCGCCTTGGATCCAAAGAGACACTATAAGAAAGATCGTTGGCAGGTACCGGACAGATTTGCAGTAGGAACTATTATCGATAACAAGGCAGAATTCTTTAGTAGCAGAttaacaaacaaacaaagaaagTCGACGATGTTAGAGACGTTAATGGGTGATGACGATACAAATAAGTATTTCAAGAGAAAATATTCCGAGATTCAAGTTCAAAAAACAAGTGGTAAAAAAGGTCACTTTAAGAAAACTAAAATGAtgagaaagaaattttga
- the NCAS0J00480 gene encoding uncharacterized protein (ancestral locus Anc_8.51), whose product MDLSEYFSTEPVNILNEESREVSSNTTQHATPEYERIEEELTNLHNLFGIEPDGTSKRQPKQTRKKSKSNPFYRTPEKVKEYLNRKKSRSTSDALRSLNHNVINNRTKDTENWTKISNEKSRTPEDSIDQDIDRHSTNQKRKNTHK is encoded by the coding sequence ATGGATCTTTCTGAATACTTTTCTACCGAGCCTGTTAATATACTAAATGAGGAGAGCCGGGAAGTGAGCTCCAATACAACACAGCATGCTACTCCCGAATACGAACGAATAGAGGAAGAGTTGACAAATCTACACAACTTATTCGGTATTGAACCGGATGGTACAAGCAAGAGGCAGCCGAAACAGACGAGGAAGAAATCTAAGAGCAATCCATTTTACAGAACTCCTGAGAAAGTGaaggaatatttaaataGGAAAAAATCGAGATCAACTTCAGACGCGTTACGTTCGTTGAATCATAATGTGATCAACAATCGAACAAAAGACACTGAGAATTGGACAAAGATAAGTAACGAAAAGAGTAGGACTCCTGAGGATTCCATTGACCAGGATATAGATAGACATTCGACTAATCAAAAACGAAAGAATACACATAAATGA